Within bacterium, the genomic segment CGGAAACTAACGCCGAGTTTCTCTTGCCATGTCATTTGCACCGACCACCCTAAACCGTACCGGTGTAACCGATCCCACTCGTTATCATGACTAAATCCCCAATCGTAACGGATTCGCGGATTTGCTTTTATCGCCAAGCCCGGGTTCTCGGACGAAAAAGCGCTTTCCCCTTTCCAATACAGTTTTTCGGGGAACCAGGTAAAGATTCCTTTTCGCAATTTTGCCGAACGGGATTCCAAATAGGCGGGTGGCTGTTTCTTTAACTCAAAAGCAAATTCCCGTTCCAAGTCGAGTAATCGTTCTGCATCGGCAATCGTGAGTTCCCCATAGATTTTATCGAGCAACGCCAGATAGCGTGCGACCTCCACGCGGGTTAAGGGGCGGTGGGTTGGCAGTGGTACTTCCAGCAGTCCCAAGTTTTCCGCGCGCTCCAGCAATAGGTAGGCGGGTGAACTGAGTGGTACAGTCGCACCTTGTGCATAGGCGGAACCAGTTGGAAGTAACATGGTTGCAATGAGTGCGACCAATAAACAAAGTAACGGAACAACTCGGGAATCAAAGTGAACTTGTGGCATCGGAACCTTGCGGTAGTAACAACTTGTAAGGTAGTCGATTGAAACCTGAAAAGACAAATCTTCGACTCGCTTTCCCGGAATCGACCCCGATTTTTGGTTTACCAATCTATCGCGTATTTTCCTCCCATTCCCGCAACCGACTACAAGATGCCAAGGGGAATCGATAACAATGAGGTATAATAGAATCGTGAGCAAACCATGTCGCATCCGTTGACAACCGAGGAACTACATCAAGCGCTGCGATGTGCCACCGACGCTGCTATCGAAGCAGGCGCGATGTTGCGGGTGGAGTTTCACCGGGCGGATGGGCCGCGCGGTTACAAGGATCACGCCGAAATCGATTTGCCGATGGAAGAGACCATTCGCGAGCGGCTGTTGACCGCATATCCCGAGTGGGGGTTTCTCGGAGAAGAAACGGAGAGTGAACTTTTTCCGCCCGGAAAGCCGTATTGGGTCGTCGATCCCAATGATGGAACGGTCGAATTTTTGAAGGGGGCACGCGGCTCATCGGTTTCAATTGGACTAGTACATCAAGGTAAAGCTGTATTGGGTGTTGTGTATGCGCCGGTTGCTCCCGATGACGACGGCGATCTATTTACCTGGCATGAGGGGGTGTCTGTTTTACGCAATGGCATTGCGCTCCCGCCGCTTTCCTCTAACATTCCCCGCAACGAACAAATACTGCTCGCGTCGCTTGGCGCCGACAAGAAGCCGACTATCAACTTACAACTAATACAACCGGGACGTTTCCGTTCCTCCCCCAGTATTGCGTATCGACTTGCGTTAACTGCCGCCGGGGAAGCTGATATCGGCATCTCGATCCAGAATCCGAAGGCGTGGGACGTTGCCGGTGGACATGCCATTTTACGCGGTGTCGGCGGAACGATTCGCAGCGACAGCCACGAAGAGCTCGTCTATGGTCCTACGGGAGAACTCATCGGGCGAGACCGCTGGCTGCTCGGTGGTCTCCCCTCCATTATCCGGGAGTATGCCAATCTGCACTGGGAAGAAATCTTCCGGGCGCAGTTCGATGTCACTGGGAAAGAAACGCCACAATATCCCGCGCGCTGGTCGCCGGGTGTGCATTATCGCGGTGACGCTATAATCCTTGCCCGGGCGCAGGGGTGTTTGCTGGGACAATTAGCAGGCGATGCATTAGGTTCCCTCGTCGAGTTCCATACGCCTGAACAAATCGCTGGGAAGTATCCCGAGGGCGGTCCCGACCGGATTGAATCGGGTGGCGTCTGGAATACGCTTGCCGGGCAGCCAACCGACGATTCCGAACTTGCTTTGTTGCTTGCCCGCAGTATCATTGCGAGGGGGGAGTACAACGATCAAGCGGCGTTGGTTTCCTATCGTTGGTGGTATCGCAGTAAGCCCTTCGACATCGGAACAACCGTTGGGAAAGCACTGGCTGCCGCGGATGCCGTTGCAGTCGATACGCTGTCCGCTGCCCACGAAGCGGCGCGGAACAATGTTGCAAGTGAAGCGAATGGCGCATTGATGCGGGTGAGTCCGTTGGGTATCTACTTTGCCCACGAGAAGAATCCGCGACCGATTGCTGAAGCGGCGATAGCCGATGCGCTGCTCACCCATGCATCCGATGTCTGCCAAGCGGCGAATGCGGTGTATGTAATCGCAGTGGCGACAGCAATTCGTACCGGGCATCGATACAAAACGTACCAAGCTGCTCTCACGTGGAGTGAGCAATTCGCACCTGCCGCGATTACTGAAGCGCTGCTGATTGCACAACGGGAACCGCCTTCCGATTTCATAACGAAACAGGGGTGGGTAGTGCTGGCATTGCAC encodes:
- a CDS encoding ADP-ribosylglycohydrolase family protein, whose protein sequence is MSHPLTTEELHQALRCATDAAIEAGAMLRVEFHRADGPRGYKDHAEIDLPMEETIRERLLTAYPEWGFLGEETESELFPPGKPYWVVDPNDGTVEFLKGARGSSVSIGLVHQGKAVLGVVYAPVAPDDDGDLFTWHEGVSVLRNGIALPPLSSNIPRNEQILLASLGADKKPTINLQLIQPGRFRSSPSIAYRLALTAAGEADIGISIQNPKAWDVAGGHAILRGVGGTIRSDSHEELVYGPTGELIGRDRWLLGGLPSIIREYANLHWEEIFRAQFDVTGKETPQYPARWSPGVHYRGDAIILARAQGCLLGQLAGDALGSLVEFHTPEQIAGKYPEGGPDRIESGGVWNTLAGQPTDDSELALLLARSIIARGEYNDQAALVSYRWWYRSKPFDIGTTVGKALAAADAVAVDTLSAAHEAARNNVASEANGALMRVSPLGIYFAHEKNPRPIAEAAIADALLTHASDVCQAANAVYVIAVATAIRTGHRYKTYQAALTWSEQFAPAAITEALLIAQREPPSDFITKQGWVVLALHNAFYQLLHAPNFAVGVIDTVRSGGDTDTNAAIAGSLLGALHGRDAVPLQWRRAILSCHSQNGLTHIHHPRPPALWGVDALILAEKLLLLRS